Below is a window of Flavobacterium sp. N2820 DNA.
AAAATTGTGAGCCAACTGTTGCTAAAAAAATCGCGCATCAAAGTGAAGGAAATTATAACAAAGCATTACATATTTTAAGAAAAGAGGATGATGAATTTCCTTTTGACGAATGGTTTGTAGAATGGGTGAGAAGTGCTTTTAGAGCAAAAGGAAATGCCGCAGCCATTAACGATTTAATTGCTTGGAGCGAAAACATTGCATCCACTGGAAGAGAAACCCAAAAACAATTTTTACATTACTGCATTCACTTTTTTAGACAAGCTTTATTGCTGAATTACAAAGCAAATGATTTAGTGTTTTTAGAAACAAAAGTGCCAAAATTTGAATTAGAAAAATTTGCTCCGTTTGTAAATGGTGCAAATATTACAGATATTTACAAAGAATTAGAAGACGCTATTTATCATATCGAACGCAATGGAAATAGCAAGATCATCTTAACCGATTTATCTATAAAATTAACTCGATTAATCCACAAAAACGCATAATTATGACACAAGTAGCTCCACTATTAGTTTTGGCTTTTTTAGCAATTACTTTTTTACAATCTGGATATGATAAAATGAAAGACTGGAAAGGTAATGTCGAATGGTTAAATGGACATTTTGCCAACACCGTTTTAGCGAAACAAGTTCCTTTTGCTTTAGGAATTGTATTGCTTTTAGAAATTGTTTCGGGTGTTTTATGTGTTTCGGGTATTATTCAAAACATCATGCAAGATGTGGTGATAAAAGGTTTAGGCTTTTATGGCGCCATTTTATCTTGTGTTACTTTATTATTTCTTTTGTTTGGACAACGATTAGCAAAAGATTATGATGGTGCAAGAACTATTGTAATTTACTTTATTCCAGCTGTAATGTTGGTAAACTGGTTGAGTTAATTTGTTATACTTGCTTTATACAAACGCAATTCGTCCCAAGTGAATGTATCGCCGTGAATTTCTTTTAATTCGCCTAAACTTTCGCCTTTAAAATCTTTAAAAGCCGCTTTTAAATCGGAAATTTTATCTTCTGGTAAAATGTCTGAAAGTTGCACGATTTCCATTTGAATCAACTTGGTAAAATGGTTGTAGATGGTTTGTGGTGTGAGTTTTCGCTGTTTTGCAATTTCGTAAATTGATAGGTTTTGTTTCCACAATTCCAAAGTATCTTCAATGGTGGATTTCTTTGGTTCTTTTGTTTTTTTCTTTTTCGAATCGGTGTAATACGAAACATCTTCGTCGTCTTCCACCAAAGCGGCATGCGAAGTTCTAAAACGTTCTGCCACAACCACTAACTTATTGATTTTGTATGTACTAATTTCTTCAGAAACTAAATTTTCTTTCGTAATTTCTTTACCTTCTACAATGATATTCGTAAGTAATTTCGCTTTTTTAAGTTGTAAAATCGCTTTAATTTGAAGTTCTTCTAAAGCCAATAATTCATCATAAAACGTTTTTACTTTTTTGATGCGTTTTACTTCTTCAATTTTTAATAATAATTCTTCGGCTACAGTATCTAATGTTTTAAAAAAGTATTGATAAGCTGCATCACATCGTTCTTTTACAAAATTAACATCCAAATTTTCATCGTAGAAAATTTTCTGTAATTGCGATAGAAATTTTCCGGAAGGTTCTAAAATTTCGGCTATTTTTTCTTGTTGGGTTTTTGCCCAATCGTTGTGTTTGGTTTTAGGCGATTTTGGTGCTTCAGAATTATAACTGAACAAATGATTGCGCCATTCTTGACCTAATTCTTTGAAATCAAATGAATTAAGTAGTGTATTCAACCAAAAAATCAATGTTTCTTTAGCTAATGAATGTTGTAAGATTTCTTCGGAAGCTTTATTTTCGGCATAATTGAGTACTTCCTCATCACTTGAAATGCCATTCATTCGTAACGGAGAAAGCAAAATAAGCCCTTTTAACGAACGCAAACGCGATAAAGCCACATAGGCTTGTCCAGGTGCAAAAACTTGCGATACATCAAGCGCTGCTTTGTCAAATGTTAACCCTTGACTTTTATGTACTGTAATTGCCCATGCTAACTTGATAGGGTAGTGGACAAATGTTCCAATTACATCTTCTTCAATTTCTTTGGTATTTTCATTGATCTTATAACGAATGTTTTGCCATTCATAACGTTCTACTTCTATGGTTTTATTTTCTTCTGGAAAGTGAACAAAAATTTCTTTTTCGGTTAATGATTTAATGACACCCATTTTTCCGTTATAATATTGCTTTTCGAAATTCAAATCATTTTTAACAAACATGACTTGCGAACCAACTTTAAGTTGTAATTTTTCGTCTAATGGAAATATTTTCTCTGGAAAATCGCCTGTAATTTCAGGTAAATAGGTGAATTGCTTGCCTTCAAGATCTTGTAAAGACTTTGCGTTTATGGTATCCGCTTTGGAATTGTGAGTAGTTAAAATGATGAATCCTTTATTTTTCTTGAGATCAAAATCGGGTTGTACAAATTGATTTAGAATCTTGACGTCTTCGGAAGTGATTTTATTGTGACGTAAATTGTTTAAAACATCAATAAATTCGGCATCGGTTTGACGAAAAATTTTATCCAACTCAATATACAACGGCGGATATTGTTGGATGATATGGGAATGAAAAAAGAACATGCCTCGATAATAATTCTTTAGCATTTCCCATTCTTCATTTTTTACCACTGGCGGTAATTGTAGTAAATCTCCTATAAATAAAACTTGAACTCCGCCGAAAGGTCTTTCGTTTCTTCTGACTTTTCGCATCATAAAATCCATGGCATCCAGTACATCGGCACGGAGCATAGAAACTTCGTCGATTACCAACAATTCCATATTTCGGATTACAGAACGTTTCACGTTGTTCATCTTGAAATGGCGACCTAACGAATCGCGATTTTCAAATTTTACAGTGTCAGAAAAGTGTGGAAGTTGTTTGTTATCAGGGATGAAAGCGGCAAAGGGCAATTGAAACATCGAATGAATTGTAACGCCATTTGCATTCAAAGCAGCAATTCCGGTAGGTGCTACAACAACTGTATTTTTATGTGTTGTGGCAATAATTTCTTTTAAAAGAGTGGTTTTTCCGGTTCCTGCTTTTCCGGTAAGAAAAATGGATTTATTGGTTTGATTAATAAATCTAAGGGTGTAAGTGGCTGCGGCTGATAATGGTTCCATGTGGCTTATAAATTTGAAATACAAATATATAGAAACAATTAGAAATAAAAAAGTCCTGATTTCTCAGGACTTTCAACTATTTTTTATCTTCTTCTTTAGTGGCTACTTTATCGTCTTTTTTTGAAGATGACTTATATTTATCATTTAACAACTTTGTTACTTCTTTAGTAATGTCATTAGATTCTTTAGCATAAATAACACCCGGACTATCGTATACATAGTCATAATCATTTTTCTTTGCATAATCACTGATAAATTCTTTAATATCTTTTACCAAACTATCCATTTCTTTTCCGCTTTCTTCTTGAATCTGTCTTACTAAAGCTTGCTGTTTTATATTTAATTGTTCCTCTCTTCTTTGCATTTCTTCACCTTTAGCTTGAGCCCATGCTGGTCCTTTTACTTGAGCTTGCGCTCTAGCTAATTCAAAATCTGTTTGAAAATTTTTTGCTTCTGCTTGCAATTCTCTACCCATTTCTTCAGATTTAACATTATATCTGTCTTTCATTTCTTGAGCTTGTACATTTTCTTCCAACAATTTAGCAGTGTCTATATATGCAGTTTTGAATTCTTTTGCAGATGTTTCAGATTTGTTACAAGCTAATATGCTTAATGCAACTCCTAAAATTAAAATGGCTTTTTTCATTTTTGTAAATAATTAATAATTTTTGTAAAAGTAATAATAAGTTGGTAAGTAGCAAATTTGTTGCTTTTTTATTTATTTTTAAACTATAAGAATTTTTTATGTAATTTTAAGATTTCTATAATCATAAACTATAAAAAACGACTTCATTAAATCAATTGTGGTAAATCCTTTAAAAAAAGGTAATAAATTCCTTCACAAACAGTAAAAAAACACTTTAAAACGCTTTAAAATGATTTTTACTTGTTTTTTAGCACATAAATATGCGAAGAAAACTCTTTTTTGAACAATCCAGAAAGATTTGAAATCAAACCTATAAAAAACCCAGAAACAAAATTCATTTTTCCTGTTTTGTATTTTTCAGATAAAAGTGAAACATAAAAACTATCAAACCACATTGGTTTAACATCTTCTAGGTTCATGTTTTGTTTGTCGAATAATTTTTCGATAGCTGTTTTTGAAAAATGCCACAAATGTCTTGGCACATCATAAGCGGCCCAAAATGCTCCGTAATGTTTTGCATCGTACGATTTGAAATTTGGAACCGCAATGATAATTGTTCCTGAAGGTTTTAATAATCGTTTCAATTCAGCTACTTGATGTTCGACATCTGGAACATGTTCTAAAACATGCCACATCGTTATCACATCAAATGAATTGCTTTCTAGTTTTTCAATCGTATCCCCAAACTTAATTCCTTTACCTAAAGCAATTCCTTTTGCTTTATCGTTAGGTTCAATCCCAAGAATTTCCCAATTTTGATTTTTTGCTTCTAAAAGAAAATCACCTGTTCCAGCACCAATATCTAAAATTCTTCCCTTTAGAGGTTGGTACGAATGAATTAAACTCACTTTTTTACGAATAGCATTTCTTTTTACGAAATGATACATTTTTTCAAACAACGTCCGTTTTCCATCCGTGTGCGAAATATAATCTTCAAATTCATAATATGAACCTAGTTTATCCAAAGTAGGTTGCGGATGTGTTTTTAAGAGTTGGTATTCTTCATTTAACAACAAGGAAAAAGATTCTCCGGAAACTGAAAAATCTTTAACGGTAATAAAACTTTTATCTTCTAAAAAATTCATTTATTTTATTTTTATGCGAAAGGGTTATTTTAATAGGGTTAGCAGCGTTGTTTCACGTGAAACATTTTTTACTGAATACTAAAAACTGAACACTGAATACTTTCTTATCTTCCCATGTATATTAACAACACCGAAATATCACTCGGTGAAACTCCGCTAATACGAGAAGCTTGTGCGATAGTTCGAGGTCGTATTTTATTTAATTTTTGTTTGGCCTCAATTGAAATCGATTGAATTTTATCGAAATTAAAATTATCTGGAATAATCATATCTTCTAAACGAGTCAACTTATCCGCATTGTTTTTTTCCTTTTCGATGTAACCAGAATATTTTACTTGAATTTCGGCTTGTTCAACAACTTCGCGATCCAAATCATGTTCTTCAATGTAAGCAGCTACTTTTTTAAACTTTCTAAAATCTTCCAAATCCAATTGCGGACGAGAAAAGACTTTAAACATTTTATCGGGTTGACTCATTGGAGCAGAACCTTTAGCTTCCAAAATTGGATTTGCTTCTTCAGGTTTTAAACTTGTTTCTTTAAAGAAATTCACCATCGCATCCGATTGTGAAAATTTTTGTTCCATACGAATCAAACGGTCTTCTTTCGCTAAACCAATTTCAAATGCTTTAGGTGTTAATCTAAAATCAGCATTATCTTGACGCAATAATGTTCTGTATTCAGCACGAGAAGTAAACATTCGATAGGGTTCTTCTGTGCCTTTTGTAATCAAATCGTCGATAAGAACACCGATGTAAGCCTCATCTCTTTTTAATATAAATGGCTCTCTATTTTGCACTTTTAACGCTGCATTTATTCCTGCCATTAATCCTTGAGAAGCCGCTTCTTCATAACCTGTGGTTCCATTAATTTGTCCTGCAAAATACAAACCTTCTACTAATTTAGTTTCTAAAGTGTGTTGCAATTGTGTAGGAGGGAAGTAATCGTATTCAATAGCATAACCAGGTCTGAAAAATTTCACATGCTCAAATCCAGTTACGGAACGCAATGCTTTAAACTGAACATCTTCTGGTAATGAAGTTGAAAATCCGTTGATGTAATATTCACATGTTGTCCAACCTTCAGGTTCAACAAAAAGCTGGTGACGTTCTTTATCTGCAAAACGGTTAATCTTATCTTCAATCGAAGGACAATATCTTGGGCCAAGACTTTTTATTCTTCCGTTAAACATTGGACTACGATCAAAACCTTCACGTAAAATATCATGCACTTCTAATGAAGTATAAGACATCCAACAAGAACGTTGTGTTTTTAATGGGGCGGTTAAATTAGAATACGAGAATTTCTCTGGAACTTCATCACCAGGCTGTTCAGTCATTTTAGAAAAATCCAAAGAACGGCCATCAACACGTGGAGGCGTTCCGGTTTTCATTCTTCCTGATTCAAAACCAAGTTTCACTAAATCTTCTGTAATTCCAAAAGAAGCACTTTCACCTGCACGGCCACCACCGAATTGTTTGTCACCAATATGAATCAAACCGTTCAAAAAAGTCCCGTTTGTCAACACAACTGACTTTGCTTTAATTTCAACTCCAAGCGAAGTTTTGACTCCAACAATCTTTCCGTTCTCAGCTATAATTCCAGCCACCATTTCTTGATAGAAATCCAAGTTAGGTGTATTCTCCAACATCGTTCTCCACTCATCCGAAAAACGCATTCTGTCAGATTGCACTCTTGGCGACCACATCGCAGGACCTTTTGATTTATTCAACATCTTGAATTGAATCGCTGTCTTGTCTGAAACAATTCCGGAATATCCGCCTAACGCATCGATTTCACGCACAATTTGTCCTTTTGCAATTCCACCCATAGCAGGATTACACGACATCTGCGCAATGTTTTGAAGATTCATTGTCACCAAAAGGGTAGAGCACCCCATATTGGCAGCAGCGGCAGCAGCTTCACAACCGGCGTGACCAGCACCCACAACAATTACATCATATTGATTTAAAAACATCTTTATAAATATTATGTTCCACGTGAAACATTTAAAAAACTTTAGTTTATACGCTTAATGTTCCACGTGAAACATTTGCATTTTTTCTTCTTCTTTAGAACGCATCAAAGCTTCATCTTTAGGTGACTTATCTTTGTATCCACAATAGTGCAAGACACCGTGCGACAATACACGTTTTAGTTCATCATCAAAAGGAACGTTAAAATCATTCGCATTATCCTTAACTCGTTCTACAGAAACGAAAATATCGCCTTGTAATACATTTCCTACCGTGTAATCAAAACTGATGATGTCTGTTAATGTATCATGATCTAAATATTCTACATTAATTTTATGTAAGTAATCGTCATCACAAAAGATATAATTGATTTCGCCTTCATCAAATCCTTCGGATTCAATTATACGAGAAATCCAATCTTCATATTGGGCTTCATTATCGAGTTTGAAATCTGTTTCGTAATTAAAACTAATCATTGCTTTTAAAATAGTTTTGAACCTTCTGGTTAAAATTGGGTTGCAAAGGTAAGCTTTGTCTATTTAATATTTCAACACTATTTAGATATTCTTTTACTTCCTTAGAAAGTGGAGTAGAAGAACCGTTATAGTTTTTTTCATTAGCTTTTGACTGACGCTTTGTGTCTTCACCTTGTTGTTGAATAGCGTTTTCTAATTTTAAAAGTTCATGTTTTAAATTTAACATCTTTTGAAGTGTTTCGTTTTTAAAACCTTTGTTGATTAGTTGCTTTTCAATCTCTTTCATTTGATTTAAAGCATTCATACCTTGATTAGACATTCCTTCTTTTTCTAAGGCTTTTTGAAGTGCATCACGTAATTGTCTTTGTTCTTTAAGAATTTCTAAAACTTTTCCAGCATTACCTTCCGAACCATTTTCGCCTTCTTGATTTCCTTCACCAGATTGACCTTTACCTTCTTTACCTTGTTGCTTTCCTTCACCTGGTTTGTCACCTGGTTTGTCTCCAGGCTTATCCCCAGGCTTCATGCCTTCTTTCATTTTCTCACCCAAACCATCTTGTTTTTTTATAATATCTGGCAATTGCATTCCTTTCCCTTGACCTTTTCCTGGCGATGGTTTTCCTTGACCTTGTCCTTGTGCTTCCATACTCATTTGGCTTTGCACATTGCTCAAAAAATCAGCTAGACGGTTAGCAGAAGTTAAAACATATTGTTGGTGTGAAACTCCTTTCGCAATGTTGTTATCAGCTAATGTTTCTAAACTCTTATCTAAATTATAGTGGATCTCACCTATTTCTTTTAAAATAGTTTCTGATATTTTAGGATTTCGCAAGGAAACTGCAAACAAACTGTCATCTACATGTTTGAACTGTAACTTCAAATCTTGTTGTTTTTTTAGCACTTTGTTCAACTCCAAAGAACGAGTTTGAGTAGCATTAGTAGTTTTAATTAATTTTTCTTCGTCAAATGAAAAAGCCAATAAATTATCTAAAATTTGACGAAGTACTTTTGCGTCTTCTTGCATTTGATCCATTTCACCAGCAGCCATAGAAGCAGCCATCTTTTTACCCATTTGTTTCATTTTTGAAGCAGCGGATTTTTGCTTAGGTTTGGCTTTCTGTTGGTTTTGTTTTTGCAATTCATCTGTGGCTTTCTCTAAATCTTCTTTAACATCTTCCTGTTCGTTTTTGTCATTAGGAATGTCCATAGGAGCTTTTAAATCTTGATTTTCTTTGTCTAATTCTTGAAGTTCCTTTTGAATGTCCTCAAATTCTTTATTGATTTCATCCTGGTTTTTTTTTGTGTTTTCTTTAGCATCTTCAGAAAGTTTATCTTGTTTTTCCGAAAGCTTATCTAATTTATCTGCGATTTGTTCTGCTTTTTTTTCAACATAAAAACGTTTAGTTAACTCAACTAGCTGTTCTAAATTCTGCTTTTGATTTTTTGCATTTTGTTTCAATTTATCCGCTTTATCAAAAAGTTCTTCCTTTTCTAGTTTCTTGGAAAGTTCTTCCAATTCCTTTAACAACTTTTCGTTTTTTTCAGATTGCTTTTCAGCTTCTTCTAATCTTCTTAGCAATTCTTCTTTTTCCTTATCTAGTGATTTTGGATTGAACTCTTCTAAATTCTCAGATAACTTTTTTGTAAATTCTTTCATCATTTCGTCTTGTTGTTTTTGACGATTGATAAAATCTTCTACTTTCTTTTGGTCTTTGAAATCTAAAGTAGATTTTTCTTTATTTATTTTTTGTAATTTATCCAATTCAGAAATTTGTTTTTCTTGATTTTGAAGCGATTTTTCTAAACTATTAATATTTTCATTCTGCTCTTGCAGCTGTTTGTCTTCTTTTTGATCTTCAGTCAATTCATAATGAAGAAAAACAGAAGATTTTGTGCTTTTATAGTTGTTAACTAAATCATTATCAAACACTTCAAAGTAATATTCATAATTTACACCTTCTTCAATCGATAAACCATTAGGAAACGAATAAATAAACTGATCCACCGCTTGCTTATTGATTGCTAAATTCGCTTTTCGTATTGCAGAAGGATTTCCTTTTGGATAAAAAATAACTTGTAACTTCGATAAACCATGATCATCGGCAACTTGACCAATCATCATTTTGGATTTTAACTTTAATGAATCTGGGGCAATTTGAACAGAAATTGTAGGAAATTGATCTTTAATAGTTGCGATTTGATACGACAATTTTTCAAACTCATTAATGTTTCTATTCGATGTAATTACTTCGTAACTCAAATTGTCCATAATTCTTCTTGAAAGTGAAAAATTATTCTCTTTAGATGCAAAAACACTCACTTGATTGTTCGTTTTAAAACTAACTTTATCAGTCGCTAAAGCGTTAATTCTCCAATTGACAACAGTTCCCTCTGGAACAACGGCGTTGCCAGTTCCTTGAATCACTTCCGATTTTTTACCTAAATAAGAAGGGTATTGTAACACCATTTCGAAGTTGGCAATCGTTGGTACATCCACGACTTTAATCTGATACTCTTTTGAATTTAAACCATTCGCTTGAAGTGAAAAATCGACATCTTTAGACAATTTAGAAAAAGTATATTCGAAAACACCAGGTTTTGTGCTTTGTAAAAAATATTCTTCGTCACCAATTTGAATGGCAATATTTTCAGGCATCACTTTTCCCTGAGTTTTGACTTGTAACACAAAATCGGAATTCTGTTGTGCTGTTAATGATTTATTCAATACTACAAATTCAAATGGTGCAGGAGGAGCATATTTAGTTTGAAAGTGCACAACACGATCAAAACTATTGGAAATCACAGCAGAATTTCCAGTCACGAAAAACAAAATCAATAATAAAATAGGTAGAATTGCATAAGGTAATAACTTTTTATTTTTAGCAAAATTCACCGCGTTTGAAAAAGGAATGGGTTGCAAAGAAGCTGCTTTTTGTTCGATAGACGCTGCTAATAATTCAGAATTTTGGTTTTGATTCGCTAATTGTAGAAAGTTCAACAATTTATCTTGTACTTCTGAAAAGTGATTTCCAATGATTCGGGAGGCTTGTTCGTAATTGATTCCTTGTTGTAATTTAAATAATTTAAACAGCGGAAAAGCAATGAATCGAAACAATAAAAACGATTCAACACCAACAAACAACCAGAACAAAATGGTTCTTCCGGATGTGGATAACCACAAAAAGTATTCGATCAATAAGGTAAAAATAAAATACAACAAGCCTAATCCGATGAAAAGAATAACCCCTTTTATCAGTTCGTTGGTGTAAAACTTTTTAATAAACGCTTCGAGTTTATCGAAAATGATGCCTTTTGCTTCCAAAATTGTTGATATACTGTTTATAACCGATAAAAATACAACATCTTGTGTGATTAGTCAATAGGTTTTTAGTGAAACTTAACATTTGTAGAATAGGATTGTTAATAACCATAAGAATTTCTAAATACTAAATTCTTACTTCTAAATTGTAATCGTATCTTTGCACAAAATTTAATGAAATGTCAGTAAGAGTAAGATTTGCACCAAGTCCAACAGGACCTTTGCATATTGGTGGTGTTCGTACCGCTTTATTCAATTATTTATTTGCCAAAAAACATGGTGGTACTTTCTATTTACGTATTGAAGATACCGATCAAACCCGTTTTGTTCCAGGAGCAGAAGCCTATATTTTTGAAGCTTTAGAATGGTTAGGAATTGCACCAGAAGAAACCGTAGGGAAAAACGAAAAATTTGGACCTTATCGTCAAAGCGAACGTAAAGCGATGTACCAACAATATGCGGACCAATTGATTAATTCAGGTTGGGCGTATTATGCTTTTGATACGGCAGATAGTTTAGATCTAATGCGAAAAGAAGCAGAAGCAAATGGAAACACGTTTATTTACAATCATTCGGTTAGAGAACAATTGGATAACTCGTTGACGGTTTCACGTGAAAAAGTGGCGGAACGAATTGCAAATGGAGAACACTATGTCATCCGTTTTAAAACACCTGTGAATGAAATTTTAGAATTAAAAGACATCATTCGTGGCGATATTAAATTTGATACGAATTTATTAGACGATAAAGTATTATTCAAATCGGATGGAATGCCAACCTATCATTTAGCAAATATTGTGGATGACCATTTAATGGAAACTTCGCATGTGATTCGTGGTGAAGAATGGTTGCCATCGATGCCATTGCATGTTTTATTATACAAAGCTTTTGGTTGGAACGCACCAGAATTTGCACATTTACCATTGATTTTAAAACCAATTGGAAACGGAAAATTATCAAAACGTGATGGCGATAAAATGGGATTCCCAGTATTTCCTTTAGAATGGAAAACGGATGAAGGTGTTTCATCAGGTTATAGAGAAAACGGATTTTTCCCTGAAGCGGTGATCAACTTTTTAGCTTTATTAGGTTGGAATGACGGTACCGAACAAGAGATTTTCTCCTTAGAAGAATTGGTAGAAAAATTTGATTTGAACCGAATTCACAAAGCAGGAGCGAAGTTTGACCCTGAGAAAAACAAATGGTTCAATCATCAGTATTTACAAAAGCAAAGTGATGCGAGTTTAGCAGAAAGCTTTAAAACTATTTTAGATAAAAAAGGAATCTCAACTTCTCTTGATTTAACAAAAGTTGTTTCTTTAATAAAAGAAAGAGCGCATTTTGTAAATGAATTTTGGGATTTAGCCGATTATTTCTTTGAAGCGCCAACAACTTACGACGAAAAAGCAGCTAAAAACTGGAAAGAGGAAACACCAGGTTTAATGCATCAAGTAATTTCGGAATTAAACAAGATTGAAGATTTTACTTCAGTTACTATCGAAACGTTGTTAAAAGAATGGATGACAGCTAACGAAATTGGAATGGGGAAAGTAATGCAACCGTTACGATTGAGTTTAGTAGGCGCACTAAAAGGCCCACATTTATTCGACATTATCGAAATGATAGGAAAAGAAGAAACAGTAAAAAGAATAGAAAAAGCGATTGCTAGTTTATAAAAGAAAAGCCCTGATAATTCAGGGCTTTTTTATTAAAGATAAATCGTAATCTGACCACTAATCAAACCAATATTTCCTTTCATTTTTTCGCCAAGTAATTTTACGTTGTCATTGTTTTTAAGGTTTCCGAAGAAGTTGGTTACTCCATATTGATAGCCAATTCTTGCCCTTACATTTTTGATTCCGCCGTTGATTCCAACGTAGAAATTAGCGTTGATTTTTGAAACATCTACAATGTCTTTG
It encodes the following:
- a CDS encoding DUF4175 family protein; the protein is MEAKGIIFDKLEAFIKKFYTNELIKGVILFIGLGLLYFIFTLLIEYFLWLSTSGRTILFWLFVGVESFLLFRFIAFPLFKLFKLQQGINYEQASRIIGNHFSEVQDKLLNFLQLANQNQNSELLAASIEQKAASLQPIPFSNAVNFAKNKKLLPYAILPILLLILFFVTGNSAVISNSFDRVVHFQTKYAPPAPFEFVVLNKSLTAQQNSDFVLQVKTQGKVMPENIAIQIGDEEYFLQSTKPGVFEYTFSKLSKDVDFSLQANGLNSKEYQIKVVDVPTIANFEMVLQYPSYLGKKSEVIQGTGNAVVPEGTVVNWRINALATDKVSFKTNNQVSVFASKENNFSLSRRIMDNLSYEVITSNRNINEFEKLSYQIATIKDQFPTISVQIAPDSLKLKSKMMIGQVADDHGLSKLQVIFYPKGNPSAIRKANLAINKQAVDQFIYSFPNGLSIEEGVNYEYYFEVFDNDLVNNYKSTKSSVFLHYELTEDQKEDKQLQEQNENINSLEKSLQNQEKQISELDKLQKINKEKSTLDFKDQKKVEDFINRQKQQDEMMKEFTKKLSENLEEFNPKSLDKEKEELLRRLEEAEKQSEKNEKLLKELEELSKKLEKEELFDKADKLKQNAKNQKQNLEQLVELTKRFYVEKKAEQIADKLDKLSEKQDKLSEDAKENTKKNQDEINKEFEDIQKELQELDKENQDLKAPMDIPNDKNEQEDVKEDLEKATDELQKQNQQKAKPKQKSAASKMKQMGKKMAASMAAGEMDQMQEDAKVLRQILDNLLAFSFDEEKLIKTTNATQTRSLELNKVLKKQQDLKLQFKHVDDSLFAVSLRNPKISETILKEIGEIHYNLDKSLETLADNNIAKGVSHQQYVLTSANRLADFLSNVQSQMSMEAQGQGQGKPSPGKGQGKGMQLPDIIKKQDGLGEKMKEGMKPGDKPGDKPGDKPGEGKQQGKEGKGQSGEGNQEGENGSEGNAGKVLEILKEQRQLRDALQKALEKEGMSNQGMNALNQMKEIEKQLINKGFKNETLQKMLNLKHELLKLENAIQQQGEDTKRQSKANEKNYNGSSTPLSKEVKEYLNSVEILNRQSLPLQPNFNQKVQNYFKSND
- the gltX gene encoding glutamate--tRNA ligase; this encodes MSVRVRFAPSPTGPLHIGGVRTALFNYLFAKKHGGTFYLRIEDTDQTRFVPGAEAYIFEALEWLGIAPEETVGKNEKFGPYRQSERKAMYQQYADQLINSGWAYYAFDTADSLDLMRKEAEANGNTFIYNHSVREQLDNSLTVSREKVAERIANGEHYVIRFKTPVNEILELKDIIRGDIKFDTNLLDDKVLFKSDGMPTYHLANIVDDHLMETSHVIRGEEWLPSMPLHVLLYKAFGWNAPEFAHLPLILKPIGNGKLSKRDGDKMGFPVFPLEWKTDEGVSSGYRENGFFPEAVINFLALLGWNDGTEQEIFSLEELVEKFDLNRIHKAGAKFDPEKNKWFNHQYLQKQSDASLAESFKTILDKKGISTSLDLTKVVSLIKERAHFVNEFWDLADYFFEAPTTYDEKAAKNWKEETPGLMHQVISELNKIEDFTSVTIETLLKEWMTANEIGMGKVMQPLRLSLVGALKGPHLFDIIEMIGKEETVKRIEKAIASL